In a single window of the Bacteroides acidifaciens genome:
- a CDS encoding ATP-binding protein yields MKQLFTTFYQLKERVSLDFIRYLYHEIRWDNRLIAITGARGTGKTTLMLQYIKEHYPGYGNEVLYVSLDNIWFTTHSLFELADEFQKMGGKALFLDEVHKYPTWSREIKNIYDSYPDIKIVFTGSSLLEIHKGEADLSRRAVTYHLHGLSFREFLQFEYGYKMEALTLPDILTRHIEIAMNISKQLKPLVAFNEYLTYGYYPFYKEDKILYHEKLLATLNTILDVDLPSTEKIDYYSIGKIKKLFAILAGLVPYIPNISMLSKEIEVSRISLLNYLSYLQKAQALLLLDKEASGIKQLAKPEKIYLGNTNYAYALGGEKTDIGNVRETFFFNQTIVKCKVTYSSQIDFTLNETYNFEIGGKNKTQKQLTGVKNGYLALDNIEIGFNNEIPLWLFGLMY; encoded by the coding sequence ATGAAACAATTATTCACCACATTCTATCAACTTAAGGAACGGGTTTCATTGGATTTCATAAGATACCTGTATCATGAAATTCGCTGGGACAACCGGTTGATAGCCATAACAGGCGCACGCGGAACAGGAAAAACAACTCTCATGCTCCAATATATAAAAGAGCATTATCCCGGTTATGGCAACGAAGTGCTCTACGTTTCATTAGACAATATATGGTTCACCACCCACTCCTTATTCGAACTGGCTGACGAGTTTCAGAAAATGGGAGGAAAAGCTTTGTTTCTGGACGAAGTACATAAATACCCTACCTGGTCAAGGGAAATAAAGAACATCTATGACAGTTATCCGGATATAAAAATAGTATTCACAGGGTCTTCCTTATTGGAAATACACAAAGGTGAAGCAGACCTCTCAAGAAGAGCTGTCACCTATCATTTGCACGGCCTTTCTTTTCGTGAATTCCTACAATTTGAATATGGATATAAAATGGAAGCACTTACACTTCCCGACATCCTGACAAGACATATCGAAATAGCCATGAACATAAGCAAACAATTGAAACCACTTGTGGCATTCAATGAATACCTGACTTACGGCTATTACCCTTTTTATAAAGAAGATAAAATATTATATCACGAGAAACTGCTCGCCACTTTGAATACAATTTTGGATGTAGACTTACCTTCTACTGAAAAAATAGATTATTACTCCATTGGTAAAATAAAAAAACTGTTTGCCATTCTTGCCGGTCTTGTGCCCTATATCCCCAATATATCAATGCTCAGCAAAGAGATAGAAGTCAGCCGCATCAGCCTGCTGAATTATCTATCCTATCTCCAAAAAGCCCAAGCTCTCCTGCTACTTGACAAAGAGGCTTCCGGCATCAAACAACTGGCAAAACCAGAAAAGATATATCTGGGCAATACTAATTATGCCTATGCATTGGGAGGAGAAAAGACGGATATAGGAAATGTCCGGGAAACATTCTTTTTCAATCAAACCATCGTAAAATGCAAAGTTACCTATTCTTCCCAAATAGACTTTACTTTGAATGAAACATATAATTTCGAGATTGGCGGCAAAAATAAAACGCAGAAACAACTAACCGGAGTGAAGAACGGTTATCTGGCTCTTGATAATATAGAAATAGGATTCAACAATGAGATTCCACTTTGGCTATTTGGATTAATGTATTGA
- a CDS encoding TonB family protein encodes MKTLTINRLLLCISLCIANIMPSLAQEIEFQKFSGKVIDSEGKAISAVNIYIPGVPRGTISDKQGKFAIMAKDKETIYCSHMGMKKTELQLDKNQSSGLIIRMEPEPYNLHEITIVRNRYIMCDTTDVFEDDTYNFAVIEQNAEFPGKAKGLEKYLTEALQYPEEAFLKGEEGQVTVEFTITQRGTVKNPKIVKGVSPALDEEAIRIIRNMPNWKPAIQRSRPVETRQRLSINFAIIIEYEYAHQKRT; translated from the coding sequence ATGAAAACACTGACTATCAACAGACTGCTATTATGTATTTCGCTATGTATCGCCAATATCATGCCTTCTCTTGCCCAAGAAATAGAATTCCAAAAATTCAGCGGAAAAGTAATTGACTCCGAAGGCAAGGCTATATCAGCAGTAAATATTTATATACCGGGCGTTCCAAGGGGAACAATATCAGACAAACAAGGGAAGTTTGCCATTATGGCAAAAGACAAAGAAACTATTTACTGTTCGCATATGGGAATGAAAAAGACCGAGTTGCAATTAGATAAAAATCAATCATCGGGACTAATTATACGAATGGAGCCGGAACCTTACAATCTTCACGAAATAACAATTGTCAGAAACCGCTACATCATGTGCGATACAACGGACGTTTTTGAAGATGACACATATAACTTTGCAGTTATAGAACAAAATGCCGAATTTCCCGGCAAAGCGAAAGGATTGGAAAAGTATCTTACCGAAGCTTTACAATATCCTGAAGAAGCTTTTCTAAAGGGAGAGGAAGGGCAGGTCACCGTTGAATTTACTATCACCCAAAGAGGAACCGTTAAAAATCCCAAGATAGTCAAAGGTGTATCTCCCGCTTTAGATGAAGAAGCCATAAGAATCATCCGGAATATGCCAAACTGGAAACCCGCCATCCAACGAAGCCGCCCTGTAGAAACCCGGCAAAGGCTGTCGATTAATTTTGCAATAATAATAGAGTATGAATATGCTCATCAAAAAAGAACATAG
- a CDS encoding acetyl-CoA hydrolase/transferase family protein, producing the protein MSLNLISAAEAASLIKHGYNIGLSGFTPAGTAKAVTAELAKIAEAEHAKGNPFQVGIFTGASTGESCDGVLSRAKAIRYRAPYTTNSDFRKAVNNGEIAYNDIHLSQMAQEVRYGFMGKMNVAIIEACEVTPDGKIYLTAAGGISPTICRLADQIIVELNSAHSKSCMGLHDVYEPLDPPYRREIPIYTPSDRIGLPYIQVDPKKIVGVVETNWPDEARSFADADPLTDKIGQNVADFLAADMKRGIIPPSFLPLQSGVGNIANAVLGALGRDKTIPPFEMYTEVIQNSVIGLIREGRIKFGSACSLTVTNDCLEGIYNDMDFFRDKLVLRPSEISNSPEIVRRLGVISINTAIEVDLYGNVNSTHIGGTKMMNGIGGSGDFTRNAYISIFTCPSVAKEGKISAIVPMVSHHDHTEHDVNIVITEQGVADLRGKSPKERAQAIIENCAHPDYKQLLWDYLKMAGGKAQTPHAIQAALGMHAELAKSGDMKNTDWTEYAK; encoded by the coding sequence ATGTCACTCAACCTTATTTCGGCAGCAGAAGCTGCAAGCCTTATCAAACATGGCTACAACATCGGCCTGAGCGGATTTACCCCCGCAGGAACGGCCAAGGCTGTTACAGCTGAACTCGCAAAGATTGCAGAAGCGGAACATGCCAAAGGAAATCCATTTCAAGTAGGTATTTTTACAGGTGCGTCTACCGGAGAATCATGCGACGGCGTGTTGTCGCGTGCAAAAGCTATCCGCTACCGTGCCCCTTATACCACGAACTCTGATTTCCGCAAAGCCGTGAACAACGGAGAGATTGCCTACAACGACATACACCTCTCACAAATGGCACAGGAAGTGCGCTACGGATTCATGGGCAAAATGAACGTGGCCATCATCGAAGCCTGCGAAGTGACTCCGGACGGAAAGATTTACCTGACTGCCGCCGGCGGTATCTCCCCGACTATCTGCCGTCTTGCCGACCAGATTATCGTAGAGTTGAACAGCGCGCACAGCAAATCCTGCATGGGACTGCATGACGTGTACGAACCGCTCGACCCGCCTTACCGCCGCGAGATACCTATCTACACACCGAGCGACCGCATCGGACTGCCTTATATCCAGGTAGACCCGAAGAAAATCGTAGGCGTGGTGGAAACCAACTGGCCGGACGAAGCGCGTTCTTTCGCAGACGCCGACCCGCTGACCGACAAAATCGGACAGAACGTTGCCGACTTCCTCGCTGCGGACATGAAGCGCGGCATCATCCCGCCTTCTTTCCTTCCGTTGCAGTCGGGCGTAGGAAACATCGCCAACGCCGTGCTCGGCGCACTGGGACGCGACAAGACGATTCCTCCATTCGAAATGTACACGGAAGTGATTCAGAACTCCGTGATTGGCCTGATTCGCGAAGGACGCATCAAATTCGGAAGTGCCTGCTCGCTGACTGTTACCAACGACTGTCTGGAAGGTATTTACAATGATATGGATTTCTTCCGCGACAAGCTGGTGCTCCGCCCGTCGGAAATCTCCAACAGCCCGGAAATCGTACGCCGACTCGGTGTTATCTCTATCAATACAGCTATCGAAGTTGACTTGTACGGCAACGTGAACTCAACCCATATCGGCGGTACGAAGATGATGAACGGTATCGGTGGCTCGGGAGACTTCACACGCAATGCGTACATCTCTATCTTCACTTGTCCGTCGGTGGCTAAGGAAGGCAAAATCAGCGCTATCGTGCCGATGGTATCCCACCACGACCACACGGAGCACGATGTCAACATTGTCATCACCGAACAAGGTGTTGCCGACCTTCGCGGCAAGAGCCCGAAAGAACGCGCACAAGCCATCATCGAAAACTGTGCACATCCTGACTACAAACAGCTGCTTTGGGATTACCTCAAAATGGCCGGTGGCAAGGCGCAGACCCCGCACGCTATCCAGGCTGCACTCGGCATGCACGCAGAGCTGGCTAAGAGCGGTGATATGAAGAATACGGACTGGACTGAATACGCCAAGTAA
- a CDS encoding ferrichrome ABC transporter substrate-binding protein, which yields MEDFLKFLAIAAIILMGIIQEVHKNSKSKKATNKRPVPPTPSPDEIAPDSVPMPETWGMPKSLDELLRPMPIEPDTPKRSSQQAFKQAPKQKQKQKKKKKKKKEEVSVAASIANSTAQDALNTRQGAHYDVPHESSDKKEDFTIHSAEEARRAIIWGEILQRKY from the coding sequence ATGGAAGATTTTTTGAAATTTCTCGCGATAGCAGCGATCATTCTTATGGGAATAATCCAAGAGGTGCATAAGAATAGTAAATCGAAAAAAGCTACCAATAAACGCCCCGTTCCCCCAACGCCATCGCCCGACGAAATAGCTCCGGACAGTGTTCCCATGCCCGAAACATGGGGTATGCCCAAGTCGCTGGACGAATTGCTCAGACCTATGCCCATAGAGCCGGATACTCCGAAAAGGTCTTCACAACAAGCTTTCAAGCAGGCACCAAAGCAAAAGCAAAAGCAGAAAAAGAAAAAGAAAAAGAAAAAAGAAGAAGTATCCGTTGCCGCATCCATAGCGAACAGCACCGCACAGGATGCACTGAACACCAGGCAAGGCGCTCATTACGACGTTCCTCACGAATCATCAGACAAGAAAGAAGACTTCACCATCCATTCGGCTGAAGAAGCCCGCCGGGCTATTATATGGGGAGAGATACTTCAACGGAAATACTGA
- the miaB gene encoding tRNA (N6-isopentenyl adenosine(37)-C2)-methylthiotransferase MiaB, protein MNELAGADFKSATETTEDNKKLFIETYGCQMNVADSEVIASVMQMAGYSVAETLEEADAVFMNTCSIRDNAEQKILNRLEFFHSLKKKKKHLIVGVLGCMAERVKDDLITNHHVDLVVGPDAYLTLPDLISAVEAGEKAINVELSTTETYRDVIPSRICGNHISGFVSIMRGCNNFCTYCIVPYTRGRERSRDVESILNEVADLVAKGYKEVTLLGQNVNSYRFEKPTGEVVTFPMLLRTVAEAAPGVRIRFTTSHPKDMSDETLEVIAQVPNVCKHIHLPVQSGSSRILKLMNRKYTREWYLERVAAIKRIIPDCGLTTDIFSGFHSETEEDHALSLSLMEECGYDAAFMFKYSERPGTYASKHLEDNVPEDVKVRRLNEIIALQNRLSAESNQRCIGKTYEVLVEGVSKRSREQLFGRTEQNRVVVFDRGTHRVGDFVNVRITEASSATLKGEEV, encoded by the coding sequence ATGAACGAATTAGCGGGAGCGGACTTTAAATCCGCAACTGAAACGACCGAAGACAACAAAAAGTTGTTTATCGAAACTTACGGCTGCCAGATGAACGTGGCCGACAGCGAGGTGATTGCCTCAGTGATGCAAATGGCGGGGTACTCCGTGGCCGAAACGCTTGAGGAAGCCGATGCCGTGTTTATGAACACCTGTTCCATCCGCGACAATGCGGAGCAGAAGATTCTGAACCGCCTGGAGTTTTTCCACTCGCTGAAGAAAAAGAAGAAACACCTGATTGTGGGCGTACTGGGATGTATGGCCGAACGGGTGAAGGATGATTTGATTACGAATCATCATGTCGACCTCGTGGTAGGCCCGGATGCCTATCTCACCCTGCCCGACCTGATTTCCGCCGTAGAAGCCGGCGAGAAGGCAATCAACGTGGAACTTTCCACCACCGAAACCTATCGGGACGTGATTCCCTCACGTATCTGCGGCAATCACATCTCCGGATTCGTATCCATCATGCGTGGCTGCAACAACTTCTGCACCTATTGCATCGTCCCCTACACCCGTGGACGAGAGCGCAGCCGTGACGTGGAAAGCATCCTTAACGAAGTGGCAGACCTCGTGGCGAAAGGTTATAAGGAAGTCACCCTGCTGGGACAGAACGTCAACTCCTACCGTTTCGAGAAGCCGACAGGCGAAGTGGTCACTTTCCCGATGCTGCTCCGCACCGTTGCCGAAGCTGCTCCGGGCGTGCGCATCCGTTTCACCACCTCTCACCCGAAGGATATGAGCGACGAAACGCTGGAAGTAATCGCGCAAGTGCCCAACGTATGCAAGCATATCCACCTGCCTGTGCAGAGCGGCAGTTCCCGCATCCTCAAACTGATGAACCGCAAATATACCCGCGAATGGTACTTGGAACGGGTAGCAGCCATCAAACGCATTATCCCCGACTGCGGACTGACAACGGACATCTTCTCCGGTTTTCATTCTGAAACGGAAGAAGACCACGCCCTTTCCCTCTCCCTGATGGAAGAATGCGGGTACGATGCCGCCTTTATGTTCAAATATTCCGAGCGTCCGGGAACCTATGCTTCGAAACATCTCGAAGACAACGTGCCGGAAGACGTGAAAGTCCGTCGCTTGAATGAAATTATCGCCCTGCAGAACCGTCTGTCTGCCGAATCCAACCAGCGTTGTATCGGCAAGACGTACGAAGTGCTTGTAGAAGGCGTCTCCAAGCGTTCGCGCGAGCAACTGTTCGGGCGTACGGAGCAGAACCGTGTCGTAGTGTTCGACAGAGGCACGCACCGTGTCGGTGACTTTGTCAATGTACGTATTACCGAGGCCAGTTCGGCTACGCTGAAAGGGGAAGAGGTGTAA
- a CDS encoding S24 family peptidase, protein MDTNLDVTGIIKRAKQALNLRRDSELAEYLGVSRATVTNWSARNSIDFKLLLDKFGDKVDYNWLLLGKGSPVHQPRFCESELARGEVEIIHNPKAVEPVDDRSVTLYDITAAANLKTLFTNKQQYALGKILIPNISVCDGAVYVNGDSMYPILKSGDIIGYKEISSFENVIYGEIYLVSFMIDGDEYLAVKYVNRSEKEGCIKLVSYNTHHEPMDIPFASINAMAIVKFSIRRHMMM, encoded by the coding sequence ATGGATACAAATTTAGATGTCACAGGCATCATCAAGCGTGCCAAACAGGCGTTAAACCTGAGAAGAGACAGCGAACTGGCTGAATACTTGGGAGTTTCGAGAGCGACAGTCACCAACTGGAGCGCACGGAACAGCATTGATTTCAAGCTGTTGCTTGACAAGTTCGGCGACAAGGTGGATTACAACTGGCTGCTGTTGGGAAAAGGAAGTCCCGTGCACCAGCCAAGATTCTGCGAAAGCGAACTGGCAAGGGGAGAAGTGGAGATTATACACAATCCTAAAGCAGTGGAACCGGTAGACGACCGGAGCGTGACGTTATACGACATCACCGCAGCGGCAAACCTGAAAACATTGTTCACCAACAAGCAGCAGTACGCACTGGGGAAGATATTGATTCCGAATATTTCCGTCTGCGACGGGGCGGTGTATGTAAACGGGGACAGCATGTATCCCATACTGAAATCGGGGGACATCATCGGATACAAGGAAATCAGCAGTTTCGAAAACGTCATCTACGGGGAAATATACCTGGTGTCGTTCATGATTGACGGAGACGAGTATCTGGCGGTGAAATACGTCAACCGTTCGGAGAAGGAAGGGTGCATCAAGCTGGTGAGTTACAATACGCATCACGAGCCGATGGATATCCCGTTCGCGTCCATCAATGCGATGGCAATCGTGAAATTCTCGATTCGCAGGCACATGATGATGTAA
- a CDS encoding DUF4373 domain-containing protein translates to MGRIKQGLDYFPLNTDFMHDRVVRRVMKREGDSAFTILLYTLSYLYSGEGYYIHVDDDFYDELSDQLFSTDNDSVRQVLRLFVEYGFFDSSLYERYGILTSADIQRQFLFITKRRSCRHISPDYCLLPDEENVHPTLPDAVAETPDIVTQPPDTVTESPDTATKSTLLKRKEKERKENILPNPPLPKGGDEEENGGDFSNRQPAKKKRGLTQSDIDRMQAPADGHPRNLSGLLDNLRLYRIPPSEQYAIVLKSNYGEIGGKVWKGFSVIRASAGKIKLPGHYLLSILNN, encoded by the coding sequence ATGGGACGAATAAAACAAGGGCTTGACTATTTCCCTTTGAATACCGATTTTATGCACGACCGTGTCGTGCGCCGTGTGATGAAGCGTGAAGGCGATTCCGCCTTCACAATCCTGCTCTATACCCTGTCTTATCTATATTCTGGCGAGGGTTATTATATCCATGTCGACGATGACTTCTATGACGAACTCTCCGACCAGCTCTTCAGCACGGACAACGATAGTGTCCGCCAGGTGCTTCGTCTGTTTGTGGAGTACGGTTTCTTCGATTCCTCTCTCTACGAACGTTACGGCATCCTGACTTCCGCCGACATCCAGCGGCAGTTCCTTTTTATCACTAAACGCCGCAGCTGCCGTCATATTTCTCCGGACTACTGTCTGCTGCCGGATGAGGAAAACGTACACCCGACCCTCCCGGATGCTGTTGCAGAAACCCCGGATATTGTAACGCAACCCCCCGATACTGTAACAGAATCCCCGGATACTGCAACAAAAAGCACCCTCCTAAAAAGAAAAGAAAAAGAAAGGAAAGAAAACATCCTCCCTAACCCTCCTTTGCCCAAAGGAGGGGATGAGGAAGAAAATGGAGGAGATTTTTCTAACAGACAACCGGCGAAGAAGAAACGTGGGCTGACACAATCGGATATTGACCGGATGCAAGCTCCTGCCGACGGGCATCCGCGCAACCTTTCCGGACTGTTGGACAACCTTCGCCTTTATCGTATCCCTCCCTCCGAACAGTATGCAATCGTGCTGAAAAGTAATTACGGTGAAATCGGAGGCAAGGTTTGGAAAGGTTTCAGCGTCATCCGGGCAAGTGCCGGAAAGATCAAACTGCCCGGTCATTATCTGTTGAGTATCCTGAATAACTGA
- a CDS encoding HU family DNA-binding protein — translation MPVLYKPFQSTLEDQKSGKKLFYPRVVRSGNVDSAQLSKEIAAYSSLSPGDVKNTLDNLVTVMTQHLQSSESVSVDGLGTFRMVMVARGRGVETSGEVSAAQATLTVRFQPATTRNLDRTTATRSMVTGAKCVRYDKLVSDAGSAEGGNSGGSDKPGGDGNEGDGETPDPAA, via the coding sequence ATGCCAGTATTATACAAACCCTTCCAGTCAACTCTGGAAGACCAAAAAAGCGGTAAAAAACTCTTCTATCCCCGGGTAGTACGTTCGGGAAACGTGGATTCCGCACAACTTTCGAAAGAAATAGCCGCCTACTCTTCCCTCTCTCCTGGTGACGTGAAAAACACGCTCGACAACCTGGTGACGGTGATGACGCAGCACTTGCAATCTTCGGAAAGCGTAAGCGTCGACGGTCTTGGTACCTTCCGTATGGTGATGGTGGCTCGTGGCAGAGGTGTGGAAACCTCCGGCGAAGTGTCGGCTGCACAGGCTACGCTTACCGTCCGCTTCCAACCGGCGACTACCAGGAACCTCGACCGCACTACGGCTACCCGTTCGATGGTGACCGGTGCGAAGTGTGTCCGCTATGATAAACTTGTTTCCGATGCGGGTAGCGCGGAAGGCGGCAACTCCGGTGGAAGCGACAAGCCCGGTGGAGACGGTAATGAAGGGGACGGAGAAACGCCCGATCCGGCTGCATAA
- a CDS encoding N-acetylmuramoyl-L-alanine amidase, whose amino-acid sequence MRIINLIVVHCSATRGDSTLSPEALDLMHRRRGFNGTGYHYYIRKDGTLHLTRPLERIGAHVKGFNAHSIGICYEGGLDCRGRPADTRTPAQRSTLRLLVGQLQERFPGCRVCGHRDLSPDLNGNGEIEPEEWIKQCPCFDVAKEFKDSGESTAQAEDTEEHRVTQHIKEQKGGKLWQ is encoded by the coding sequence ATGCGAATTATCAACTTAATCGTGGTGCATTGCAGCGCCACGCGGGGGGATTCTACACTCTCACCGGAAGCTTTGGACTTGATGCACCGGCGTCGCGGGTTCAACGGAACAGGCTATCACTATTACATCCGGAAGGATGGAACATTGCACCTCACCCGTCCCCTCGAACGCATTGGAGCCCACGTGAAAGGCTTCAACGCTCACTCGATAGGTATCTGCTATGAAGGCGGTCTGGACTGCCGGGGACGCCCGGCAGATACCCGGACTCCGGCACAGCGCTCCACGCTCCGGCTGCTCGTCGGGCAATTGCAAGAGAGATTCCCCGGTTGCCGGGTGTGCGGACACCGCGACCTCTCGCCGGACTTGAACGGAAACGGTGAGATAGAACCGGAAGAGTGGATTAAACAGTGCCCGTGCTTCGATGTGGCGAAGGAATTCAAGGATTCCGGAGAATCCACGGCACAGGCGGAGGACACGGAAGAACACAGAGTAACACAACACATTAAAGAACAGAAAGGAGGTAAATTATGGCAATGA
- a CDS encoding smalltalk protein: MAMKKSVWDMILKMVIAVASALAGVLGANAMNL; the protein is encoded by the coding sequence ATGGCAATGAAGAAATCCGTATGGGATATGATCCTGAAAATGGTTATCGCAGTGGCTTCGGCTTTGGCTGGCGTTTTGGGCGCTAATGCGATGAATCTGTAA